In Molothrus aeneus isolate 106 chromosome 4, BPBGC_Maene_1.0, whole genome shotgun sequence, the following are encoded in one genomic region:
- the VPS16 gene encoding vacuolar protein sorting-associated protein 16 homolog, translating to MDCYTANWNPLGEETFYRKLELYSMEWGLREDLRDCVVAAAPYGGPIALLRNSRRDKTPSARPLLEIYSASGLLLASVPWKSGHLVHLGWTAGEDLLCIQEDGTVLVYNLFCEFKRHFSMGNEVLQNHVLEAQVFHTEFGTGVAILTGALRFSLATNIDDLKLRRLPEVPGLQKAPPCWTVLAQDRVTMVLLAMGQELFLLDNTSCSVLTPPGLSPSAGPFLHVAVSFTHRLLALFCDSGSVWMGTASLKEKFCEFNTGIRSPPKQMVWCTRPRSRQRAVVLAWERQLMVVGNSSECIRFVLDEDSYLVPELDGVRILSRSTHEFLHEIPEASQEIFRIASMAPGALLLEAQKEYEKESQKADEYLREIREQQLLPEAVGQCIEAAGYEHEPETQKSLLRAASFGKCFLDKFPPEGFVRMCQDLRVLNAIRDYQIGIPLTFTQYKQLTIEVLLDRLVLRRLYPLAIRICEFLRLPEMQGVSRILAHWACYKVQQKDKSDEEVAQAINQKLGDTAGISYSDIATRAYDCGRAELAIKLLEYEPRSGEQVPLLLKMKRSKLALGKAIESGDTDLVYTVVLHLKNELNRGSFFMTLQNQPVALSLYRQFCRHQERETLKDLYNQDDNHQELGNLHVLGGYCQKRIEGRVAALQNALDEFYKAKNDFAAKATEEQIKLLRLQRHLQEELDKPYLDLSLHDTVATLILDGHHKRAEQLYRDFRIPDKRYWWLKINALATRGDWEEMEKFSKSKKSPIGYLPFVEVAVKHHNRYEAKKYAPRVPPEQRVKAFVLVGDLEQAAEAAMERKNEAEMSLVLSRCSPGTDGALAERLNRARAQLLKK from the exons ATGGATTGTTACACGGCCAACTGGAACCCGCTGGGCGAGGAGACCTTCTATCG GAAGCTGGAGCTCTACTCCATGGAATGGGGGCTGCGGGAGGATCTCCGTGACTGTGTGGTGGCAGCTGCCCCATATGGGGGTCCCATAG ctctgctgaggaatTCCCGGCGGGACAAGACCCCCAGTGCCCGCCCGCTCCTGGAGATCTACTCGGCctcggggctgctcctggccagtgTCCCG TGGAAGAGCGGCCACCTGGTGCACCTGGGCTGGACGGCGGGGGAGGACCTGCTGTGCATCCAGGAGGATGGGACCGTCCTGGTCTACAACCTGTTCTGCGAGTTCAAACGGCACTTCAGCATGGGAAAC gaggtgctgcagaaCCACGTGCTGGAGGCGCAGGTTTTCCACACGGAGTTCGGGACGGGCGTGGCCATCCTGACGGGGGCGCTGCGCTTCTCCCTCGCCACCAACATCGACGACCTCAAGCTGCGCCGCCTGCCCGAGGTCCCCG GGCTGCAGAAGGCCCCGCCGTGCTGGACCGTGCTGGCCCAGGACAGGGTGAccatggtgctgctggccaTGGGACAGGAGCTCTTCCTGCTGGACAACACCTCCTGCTCCGTGCTG ACGCCCCCCGGGCTGAGCCCCTCGGCGGGGCCGTTCCTGCACGTGGCCGTGTCCTTCACCCACCGGCTCCTGGCGCTCTTCTGCGACTCCGGCTCCGTCTGGATGGGAACGGCCTCGCTCAAG gAGAAGTTCTGCGAGTTCAACACCGGCATCCGATCCCCGCCCAAGCAGATGGTTTG GTGCACGCGGCCCCGCAGCCGGCAGCGCGCCGTGGTGCTGGCCTGGGAGCGGCAGCTGATGGTGGTGGGGAACTCCTCCGAGTGCATCCG CTTTGTCCTGGATGAGGATTCCTACCTGGTGCCCGAGCTGGACGGGGTCAGGATCCTGTCCCGCAGCACCCACGAGTTCCTGCACGAGATCCCAG aggcCAGCCAGGAGATTTTCCGCATCGCCTCCATGGCCCCGGGcgctctgctgctggaggcacagAAGGAGTACGAG AAGGAGAGCCAGAAGGCCGACGAGTACCTGCGGGAGATCCgcgagcagcagctgctccccgaGGCCGTGGGCCAGTGCATCGAGGCCGCGGGCTACGAGCACGAGCCTGAAACCCAGAAATCCCTGCTGAGg GCAGCTTCCTTTGGGAAGTGTTTCCTGGATAAGTTCCCGCCTGAGGGGTTCGTGCGCATGTGCCAGGACCTGCGGGTCCTCAACGCCATCAGGGACTACCAGATTGGGATCCCGCTCACCTTCACCCA ATACAAGCAGCTCACCATCGAGGTGCTGCTGGACAG gctggtcCTGCGCCGCCTGTACCCCCTGGCCATCCGCATCTGCGAGTTCCTGCGCCTGCCGGAGATGCAGGGCGTCAGCCGCATCCTGGCGCACTGGGCCTGCTACAAG GTGCAGCAGAAGGACAAGTCGGACGAGGAGGTGGCCCAGGCCATCAACCAGAAGCTCGGGGACACTGCGGGCATCTCCTACTCGGACATCGCCACGCGCGCCTACGACTGCGGCCGCGCCGAGCTGGCCATCAAG ctgctggagtACGAGCCCCGGAGCGGGGAGCAGGTGCCGCTGCTGCTGAAGATGAAACGGAGCAAACTGGCCCTGGGCAAAGCCATCGAGAGCGGCGACACCGACCTGG tgtaCACGGTGGTGCTGCACCTCAAGAACGAGCTCAACCGCGGCTCCTTCTTCATGACCCTGCAGAACCAGCCCGTGGCCCTGAGCCTGTACCGCCAG TTCTGCCGGCACCAGGAGCGGGAGACGCTGAAGGATTTGTACAACCAGGACGACAaccaccaggagctgggcaacCTGCACGTGCTGGGGGGCTACTGCCAGAAG CGGATCGAGGGCCGCGTGGCCGCCCTGCAGAACGCCCTGGACGAGTTCTACAAGGCCAAGAACGACTTTGCTGCCAAG gCCACAGAGGAGCAGATCAAGCTGCTGCGGCTGCAGCGgcacctgcaggaggagctggacaAGCCCTACCTGGACCTGTCCCTGCACGACACCGTGGCCACCCTCATCCTGGACGGGCACCACAAGCGCGCCGAGCAGCTCTACCGGGACTTCAGGATCCCGGACAAGAG gtacTGGTGGCTGAAGATCAACGCCCTGGCCACCCGCGGGGActgggaggagatggagaagtTCTCCAAGAGCAAGAAGTCGCCCATCGGGTACCTG cccttcgTGGAGGTGGCAGTGAAGCACCACAACCGCTACGAGGCCAAGAAATACGCGCCACGTGTGCCGCCCGAGCAGCGCGTCAAGGCCTTCGTCCTCGTGGG GGACCTGGAGCAGGCGGCCGAGGCGGCCATGGAGCGCAAGAACGAGGCCGAGATGAGCCTGGTGCTGTCCCGGTGCTCCCCCGGCACCGACGGCGCCCTGGCTGAGAGGCTCAACCGGGCCCGGGCACAGCTCCTCAAAAAgtga
- the NAT8 gene encoding N-acetyltransferase 8, which produces MASFRIRQYQEQDYEAVRALFARGILEHAPAGFRHVLRAARVRLALLAVFVAARAAAGSWVLGLGAVALALVLLWVLVRSLSAEYVREALGTDLCDVPGVYQRPPDCRFWVVEEAGAVAGMVAAVPAGRGELELKRMSVSREHRGRGLARALCREVLAFARARGYSAVVLSTSMVQVAAQRLYEGQGFRRVGTSYPSLLGTLLNFQIFHYRCELGDGNK; this is translated from the coding sequence ATGGCGTCGTTCCGCATCCGGCAGTACCAGGAGCAGGACTACGAGGCTGTGCGGGCCCTGTTCGCCCGCGGCATCCTGGAGCACGCCCCGGCCGGCTTCCGGCACGTTCTGCGGGCGGCGCGGGTGCGCCTGGCACTCCTGGCTGTCTTCGTGGCGGCGCGGGCGGCCGCGGgctcctgggtgctggggctgggcgcGGTGGCGCTGGcgctggtgctgctctgggtgctggtgcGCTCGCTCAGCGCCGAGTACGTGCGCGAGGCGCTGGGCACCGACCTGTGCGACGTGCCCGGCGTGTACCAGCGCCCGCCCGACTGCCGCTTCTGGGTGGTTGAGGAGGCCGGAGCCGTGGCGGGCATGGTGGCGGCGGTGCCCGCGGGCCGCGGCGAGCTGGAGCTCAAGAGGATGTCGGTGAGCCGGGAGCACCGGGGCCGCGGGCTGGCGCGGGCGCTGTGCCGGGAGGTGCTGGCGTTCGCCCGCGCCCGCGGGTACAGCGCCGTGGTGCTCAGCACCTCCATGGTGCAGGTGGCGGCACAGCGGCTCTACGAGGGGCAGGGCTTCCGCAGGGTGGGCACCTCGTACCCCTCGCTGCTGGGCACCTTGCTGAACTTCCAGATCTTTCACTACCGCTGTGAGCTGGGCGATGGAAATAAGTAG
- the CPXM1 gene encoding probable carboxypeptidase X1 has translation MPGSPLAPLLLLLLLLGPPAPPARAAPPQPGRPRGTGVGTASGTPKVSGVTPTRGTATGAPKASGVTPTRGTPKASGVTPTKGTARGPPKASGVTPTKGTATGAPKASGVTPTRGTARGPPKGSETPPWKGTTAGPPKGSGAPPPKGTTAAPSRSSTTTGPPKGSTAPPARHSATPASPGEPAGTAPAPTVSKVAVRRRKVLRKKVVKKKVLRKKPEAPAAPAVPAVSPACPPLGLESLRVLDEQLRASSHKRHGLGAHRGRLNIQSGLYDGDFFDGGWCAGREDTEQWLEVDARRLTRFTGVVTQGLNSIWTYDWVTAYKVQVSNDSHTWLPSRNGTEEAVFPANKDPETPVLNLLPSPLVGRFLRINPQSWFPNGTVCLRAEVLGCPVPDPSDAHAWHPPAPPESQLDFRHHNYKEMRKLMKRVSEECPDITRVYSIGQSSRGLRLYVMEISDNPGQHEVGEPEFRYVAGMHGNEVLGRELLLNLMEFLCREFRRGDARVVQLVTGTRIHLLPSMNPDGYETAYRLGSELAGWAMGRWTYEGIDLNHNFADLNTALWDAEDNDLVPHKFPNHYIPIPEYYTFANATVAPETRAVIAWMQRYPFVLSANLHGGELVVTYPFDMSRTYWKAQELTPTPDDGVFRWLATVYATANPAMASAERRRCHYDDFTRYGNIINGANWHTVAGSMNDFSYLHTNCFEITVELSCDKFPHASELPAEWENNRESLLLFMEQVHRGIKGVVRDSDTEQGIPNAIISVDGINHDVRTASDGDYWRLLNPGEYEVTARAEGYEAATQPCRVYFENVPTPCSFRLERARGRHRPGRTRPGPDPALRLQRLRLRRLRAHGRGQ, from the exons ATGCCGGGGTCGCCCCTCGctccgctgctgctgctgctgctcctgctgggccccccggcgccccccgcccgcgccGCGCCCCCCCAGCCCGGCCGGCCCCGCGGCACCGGGGTGGGCACGGCCAGCGGCACCCCCAAAGTCAGCGGGGTGACCCCAACGAGGGGCACTGCGACCGGAGCCCCCAAAGCCAGCGGGGTGACCCCAACGAGGGGCACCCCCAAAGCCAGCGGGGTGACCCCCACGAAGGGCACCGCCAGGGGACCCCCCAAAGCCAGCGGGGTGACCCCAACGAAGGGCACCGCGACCGGAGCCCCCAAAGCCAGCGGGGTGACCCCAACGAGGGGCACCGCCAGGGGACCCCCTAAAGGCAGCGAGACGCCGCCCTGGAAAGGCACCACGGCGGGACCCCCTAAAGGCAGCGGGGCGCCCCCTCCGAAGGGCACCACGGCCGCCCCCTCGAGGAGCAGCACCACGACGGGACCCCCGAAGGGCAGCACGGCCCCCCCGGCGCGGCACAGCGCGACCCCCGCCAGCCCCGGGGAGCCCGCGGGCACAG CCCCGGCGCCCACGGTGAGCAAGGTGgcggtgaggaggaggaaggtgctgAGGAAGAAGGTGGTGAAGAAGAAGGTGCTGAGGAAGAAGCCGGAGGCTCCGGCCGCGCC cgctgtccccgctgtgtccccagcGTGTCCCCCCCTGGGGCTGGAGTCCCTGCGGGTGCTGGACGAGCAGCTCCGGGCGTCGAGCCACAAGCGGCACGGGCTGGGAGCGCACCGCGGCCGCCTCAACATCCAG tCAGGGCTCTATGACGGTGACTTCTTTGACGGTGGCTGGTGCGCGGGGCGCGAGGACACGgagcagtggctggaggtggACGCGCGGCGCCTCACGCGCTTCACCGGCGTGGTCACCCAGGGCCTCAACTCCATCTGGAC gtACGACTGGGTGACGGCCTACAAGGTGCAGGTCAGCAACGACTCGCACACGTGGCTGCCCAGCCGCAACGGCACCGAGGAGGCG gtgttCCCCGCCAACAAAGACCCCGAGACGCCGGTGCTGAACCTGCTGCCCTCGCCGCTCGTGGGGCGCTTCCTGCGCATCAACCCGCAGAGCTGGTTCCCCAACGGCACCGTCTGCCTGCGGGCCGAGGTGCtgggctgccccgtgcccg ACCCCAGCGATGCCCACGCCTGGcaccccccggccccgcccgaaTCGCAGCTGGATTTCCGCCACCACAACTACAAGGAGATGAGAAAG CTGATGAAGAGGGTGAGCGAGGAGTGCCCCGACATCACCCGCGTGTACAGCATCGGGCAGAGCTCCCGCGGGCTCCGCCTCTACGTGATGGAGATCTCGGACAACCCCGGGCAGCACGAAGTCG GAGAGCCGGAGTTCCGCTACGTGGCCGGCATGCACGGGAACGAGGTGCTGGgccgggagctgctgctgaacctGATGGAATTCCTGTGCCGGGAGTTCCGCCGGGGCGATGCCCGCGTGGTGCAGCTGGTGACGGGCACGCGCATCCACCTGCTGCCCTCCATGAACCCCGACGGCTACGAGACCGCGTACAGGCTG GGCTCGGAGCTGGCGGGATGGGCCATGGGCCGCTGGACGTACGAGGGCATCGACCTCAACCACAACTTTGCTGACCTGAACACGGCGCTGTGGGACGCCGAGGACAACGACCTGGTGCCCCACAAGTTCCCCAACCACTACATCCCCATCCCCGAGTACTACACCTTCGCCAACGCCACG GTGGCCCCGGAGACGCGGGCGGTGATCGCGTGGATGCAGCGCTACCCGTTCGTGCTGAGCGCCAACCTGCACGGCGGGGAGCTGGTGGTCACCTACCCCTTCGACATGAGCCGCACCTACTGGAAGGCGCAGGAGCTGACCCCCACCCCCGACGACGGCGTCTTCCGCTGGCTGGCCACCGTCTACGCCACCGCCAACCCCGCCATGGCCAGCGCCGAGCGCCGCCGCTGCCACTACGACGACTTCACGCGCTACGGCAACATCATCAACGGCGCCAACTGGCACACGGTGGCTGGCA GCATGAACGACTTCAGCTACCTGCACACCAACTGCTTCGAGATCACCGTGGAGCTCTCCTGCGACAAATTCCCGCACGCCTCCGAGCTGCCCGCCGAGTGGGAGAACAACCGCGAGTCCCTGCTGCTCTTCATGGAGCAG GTGCACCGGGGGATCAAGGGCGTGGTCCGGGACAGTGACACCGAGCAGGGCATCCCCAACGCCATCATCTCCGTGGATGGCATCAACCACGACGTCCGCACCG CCTCGGACGGGGATTACTGGCGGCTGCTGAACCCGGGCGAGTACGAGGTGACGGCGCGGGCCGAGGGCTACGAGGCGGCCACGCAGCCGTGCCGGGTCTACTTCGAGAACGTTCCCACCCCGTGCAGCTTCCGCCTGgagcgggcgcggggccgccaCCGGCCCGGGAGGACCCGGCCGGGCCCGGACCCGGCGCTGCGGCTGCAGCGGCTGCGCCTCCGCCGCCTGCGCGCCCACGGCCGCGGGCAGTGa